In the genome of Crassostrea angulata isolate pt1a10 chromosome 6, ASM2561291v2, whole genome shotgun sequence, the window AATTCTCATATTGACCATGTCAATCTTTCTGAGTAAAAAAGATGACATTATGGTTGACGACTATTTTATTGCTTGTCATTGAGCAATTGACAGGAAGAAAACATGAGACTATAGACTTATAACCTGAGTGTCAGCATAAAAACAAAGCATTTACTAAATCACCTAGTGATTACTCACATGTAGCTGTATGAATATGTTAAGATCAATGCAGGAAGTCAGAGTACTTGTAATTGATCATCATACTAATGCACAGTTATTTTACTATTTATGGAGAAATCTAGCTGACTAGATCTagtacatatattcaaatataacaTGGTCACTACCAAGGTATTTTCTGTCCAGTATTGCCTCCTTCATGGACAGTttagatttcttttaaaaaatcagtaaaattttatttgcaatgCAGTGACTTGGGACTATGACCTTAATTAATTTAGTTTGAAGTTGTACAATGTAACTACCAGGTACTAGGATTTTCTTACATTTTGACTGTATTAACAGTGACCCTGAACTCAATGCCCAAGCCTTGGAAACCAGGTATCTAATATATCAATGGTTATAAAGTACATAACCTCAACAGTGTAATAGTATGTACTATATGTAATGacttatatgtaaacatgtagCAGACAATGACATGGAGTTACGAGATTCAAGGTGTCAATCATTACTTTTGGTCTTACCACAAGGAGTGGATATGGATTTTACTTCTACTGCATGCATATTATTCCAGTAAACAACTatgcatacatatacatgtacctgtatgtatAAATAAGGGAAAAAATATATGGATCACTAAAAGCATGTTGAAATGCTCTGTATTCAGATATAAGTAACAAGGGAATCTTATGAAGGAttctcttacatgtatatgaatgtaTTTTTAGGTACTGACATTTTCTGAGATAACTTCTACCTGTAGCTCAAGACAAAAtcagttttaattcatttactcCATGAGTATATCAATCTTCATTCATTATCTCTATAACTCATTTTCACTTTCCTTGTGAAACAGCTATATGAAAGTTTGAAAGATTGAAATGCGTAACaataagagaaaaataaataatgaataacaAGAAAGTCGATGCCATGCAGACTGAAATAAATGTAGTACAATGTACTTATATCTATACTGAGTCATTTCAGTTATTTAGTATTACTGTACGTAGAGaacacttttatttcaggagGTGGAACATATCGACAGTTCCGAGCTGAACAAGGGGATGAAGATttcccaccccctccccctcagAGTTCTTACATTGAGGAAGTAGCATACCCTATACCACAAGTAGAGCAGTCCAGGGCCTATGGCTATAATGATCCTCAAGAGGATTTCCCTCCCCCTCCTTCTCCAACTTCCAACTACAACACACACTCCCCTGAAAATGTTCAATATGGAGTGCACAACCAGATGTACTCATCTTATGGCGATTCACCTCACAACAGGTATTTCATTGTAATGGTGTTAGATTTTATATTGCTAGCTTTAAGACAAGTTGGGTTGGAGGAGCATTATTAATGGCCTAAAGTCTTTTCTGGAGCAAAAGACTTATGCAAGCCATTCAAAGAAGATTTGAATGTTGTaggatttgtttataattttttttattattatcaaagcATCAACttatgaaattgttttcttttttcggTGTACTCttcacatttaaaaattttccttattaaaaatgCTGGTGGATGGATTTCCAATCTGCATTTAAAGAAACTCTTTTTTTCAGTCTTACCTTATTGCAGAAATTGCATGATCAGACATTAAGGTCATTTATCAAAGGTTTATGTATATAAAGATTGTAAGCAATTGACATATACCACAGGTTTAGCTTAGCAGGGTATCACATTTGGACTTCCATGTTACAGATCCTTTGAGCAGTACCACACAAGCTCCACCCACTACCAAGTGGACAACCACCAGCCAACCTACAAAGGGGGTCGCTCCATGTCCCCCACTGGGCCCCCCGCAACATCCTACCAGAGCCCCAGTAACTACGCCAACCTACAGTCCCTCCAGTCCGCGTACTCCTCATCAGGCCCCTCCCCCCAGACGGACAACACCATCTACGCCCGCCCGGTGAAGGTAGTGAGGGAGCCACCGGACAGTTACAATTCCCCCAGAGACACGGTGACATCACCCGTGGGGTATGTCCGACAGAACATCCCGGACCATCGCCAGTATAACAACCAAGAGAACCTGGACTTTGACTACAGCAGGTCGCCCAGCTCTGGCTCGGGGGGCTTTGTTCCCAGATACGAGGTAGGTTTTCTGTCAGTAGGGATGTAATTGGCTgaatttgtgtttttgtttgaaaatgtttatgcATAACCATAGTAAATTTTACTACATACTTTAAAGAATCTCCTTctatacaatattatttaatctTATGATAgtttatatgaaaaaatgtacgtttgaaataattaattacaGATTATAAGTAAATCAACTCATCTTTAGGTTTGAGTTAGCATTCATTTTGCATGAGAAATGGCATCTTTGTGGAATGTTGTTAATcattatataacaaaaaacaatgatttatacACTCTTTATTGTAAAGTatgctttataaaaaaataatatgacataAGTCTcttgaaatgtttaaaacacaTTAACATTTAGACAACAAGtgtaaggaggctgggtggtcaacaaatttcaaacagatttaattgtcttaaaaatttgaatgatattttttaccataaattttcatttagtAAAGTTTTTCAgctttaaaaattcaatatttacttATGTCTTCATACATAGCTCTTTATCTAAAGGagatttataaactttttaagtCTATGTCAACTACCATCCATTCCTCTTAGCTTTTTTTGCCAATCGTGCATTAACTTTtgcattcatttgaatttattaacAATTTGACAGACTTAAGGGACATGTGAAGGTCTGTAATgcttgaaaaatcaaatttgctGTCATGTCTACTTTTAACTCCCTCAGATTTGATTGGATGACACCAGGAACTGGCATATTCGATGCTACTTACATTATTTTATGCTGAAATGTGCAACAATTTcttgtttaatgaaatattaactgaactttaatataattttcaactcatgtaccggtatatgtaGTTGAAATGCCTTTTTCAAGctaatttttttcaatctgTTTCTTATATAGTATGAATatataatggattttttttctagaagTATTTTTAATCTTATTCACTGATTTTATTCCTTCGTCAATGGGACAATCATTTAGTGTTACCTTTGACCCTGTGTTTGTAGGATGAATACAGAGGAGAGCGCCCTATGCCGGGACCACAGGTGCCCTCTGTGGGTCCAGAATCTCCCCGTGGGGGTGACAAAGCTAACAAGGAGGCAGAGGTGGATGCCTTGACCAGTCTCCTGATACAGAACATGGAGTCCTCCAGTGAAACGGACTTCTTTGGTATGATGCTCTAGAGTTCGCAATGTTTTGAGTgaatctaaaacatttttagatgTTTATTTACACctctttgaaattttctttgcaggtcaaaattaatacaaatacatgtattcataaacTGTCATTGATTTTGAATCTTAATTAAGATCAATTGTTTAAGACTGCATAAATTCTCTGTTGATATATAAGATAAATTAAAGGATGCAAGATTTGCAATACAATCAGTAACTATCATATCATAATTTAAAGACCATTgtgattaagataaaaaaaaaaattaaatcttgaaGACTTAACAGAAGGACATGTAATGATAGGTTGTAATTTTCTGTTTGATTTTGATTGTAGGTATCTGTGTGAAGTGTCAGAAGAAGGTGGTGGGGGAGAACAATGGATGTACGGCCAATGACCAGGTCTATCACATCTCCTGCTTCATCTGTGTCAACTGTGGTCTGTATATCTACACTACTGTAAATTCCGCAATATATTACGCAAGTACTTCATTCTGCAatcccgctgttttgtatcaaatcacgagaatataaaatcgcgaatgcggAACTCTTTCCCTTATTTCTTATTGTTCTAAACTCTGAAAAAATAATGGTGAGCTTTTAAATTCCGTGAAGGGTGCAGCTCACGATTTTATGTGGATATTAATTCCATGCgcttaattaggaatctacagtattgcTATCTGTAAAAAAAGATTCTGaatttgtgttgttgttttaCTGACAAATAGAAATCTCATAGCTGGTTTAATTTGGTTTGCAACTGTTTTCTGCAGGCACTCTGTTACGAGGTAAATCCTTTTATTCCATGGACAATAAGCCATATTGTGAACAGTGTTATGTTGTAAGTATCTATTTTAATAGAGTTTTCAATGATTAATCTCTATTTCATGAATGAGAGAAGTTCTTTAATTTGACACCCATTTCTTCATGTTTCAGAGCACCTTGGAGAAATGTTCAGTTTGTTCAAAGGCAATCACAGACAGGGTGAGTTCAGTTTGAATAAATTTGAGCACCAaatgaatgaatatttcatCTATAAAGTAGATGTACGTGGTTATGTTTTGGCAAAAGACCTGAAAATATTTCCTGCCTCTGAGATGAATAAGGACATACTAAGTGATACGTACAAGCACTTAGGCTAAGTGTTGACGGAAAGAGATATTTGCGGTGAGATAACAGGAGGAAGAGCTGCTTCATGATCAGTGATCACTCTCTCTACATAGGAGTAACATTACAGGAGGCTTCAATACACTTAACCTTAATCCATTGACATAATTCATGATAATTATTGGCCCTTGTTTTAATTTGCTTGTGGTTACTGGTataatgacctttcatttgtgTAGATACAGATGACTCAGTTTCCTAGAACATGTACTTTTTGCTACCGCTCCATTTGTTGTTTCCTTAACAAGAACAATAAAGACCCATGACTGGTTGTTTTACGATCATCAGAAAACATGATATACAACAATCATTAAAGAAACAAGCATAAGCTGTGGGTGTCTAGGGATGGTTCATGTACATTCACTCACACATCAAAACTTCAAGTTGCCCACTGCTATTAAAGCagttataaaataatattgatgtgGCCAAATGTTTGATTGGTGTATAACTTTCAGGATTCATTCACTGTTCAATTTTAATATTGCTTTGATTCTTGgttagaaagaaaaaagaaataatacacaaggtacTCATCACCACTATCACGAAATCCAGGACTGTCACATTtgctaaaaatttaataaatgatttattttgcaATTCTGTCCATGTTGTGTTCAGTCCTTCAAAATCTCAGTTTCCTTTTCAATCAACCAAAACAGCAAatcattgaataccttaaataAATAACGGAATCAAAGGGCAAAGCTTATTTTATGTACAGGACCCATAAGTCACTGGTTAGATATTTTCTATTGGTGTTCAGGTGTTTGGTTTGTTGTTATAGCTTCTAAGAGCCACTGGGAAGCCATACCACCCCGCCTGTTTTACCTGTGTGGTGTGTGGGAAGAGCTTGGATGGAATCCCGTTCACAGTGGACGCCACCAACCAAATTCACTGCATTGAAGATTTTCACAAGTAAGAGGGCACCTGATAGGCACAATTATTTAACTTGGAGATAGATATACACATATAAGGAGAAAAACTATTTACATGAACTAAATACACTGAAAAGagcgaaaataaaatggggggTATACTATATAGGGAAATATTTGTGACAACATATATATTCGCTCAGTCTTTTTTCTATTTGAGTTAATTAATGTGCagacatttgaaaattttataaaatctgatttAGGAGTCGCGTATATCGTTACCTGtgattgtattttataaaaggGGTAAAATAATTATGCAGTATATTTTATGTTACTTTAGCAAAGTTATATTAACAATAAAGATTGTATTAATTTCCCATGTTTTGATCATGTAGAAAATTTGCCCCTCGTTGCTGCGTCTGTCAACATCCCATCATGCCAGAGACAGGGCAGGAAGAGACTGTCAGGGTGGTTGCCATGGATAAAAGTTTTCATGTTCAGTGCTATAGATGTGAAGTGAGTCTATgcatatttatataaacatggAGAGGAAGCAGacgattatgtacatgtatttgcaatgCAAATATTAGCACTTCCCATACAAAgtaaatgataatgaaataatattttttaattttcgtgggggATGAAGAGAGGGGATGTTAATCAGATAGGATTGAactacagtcaaacttcgttatcttgaactagatgggactgtttaaaaacttcgagatgtCCAAGTATTCGAAATATCAAGggttaaatactttttttaaaaagtggttAGGAGACTTAttaatcacttcgacatatccattgtattcgagatatcagtgtttgacaTATCGTAGTTCaacggtacatgtataaacatttattaatatgTGGTAGGAATTTTGAGCTAAGATTTTCTTTTGCTTAAGATTTTATCTGTTGGTTAGTACACCTCTGGTAAAATTCACTGTACAGTTACTACAGTTGTATGTATTTACagaggtatacatgtatacgtgaCATGCAGACATTTATTGGAAACTCTTGAGTGTCTTTCCTCTGTTATTGTCATTGTTTATTCTGTTCTTTTTAAACAGGATTGTGGACTGTTGCTGTCATCTGAGGCTGAAGGACGAGGATGTTACCCTCTGGACGAGCATATCTTATGTAAAAACTGCAATGCCAAGAGAATCCAGGCCATGTCTTCTAAAATGGCCACAGAGTTATGAACTGCAATACTTTATTATGCCAGAGGCGTTTCATGGTGATAGTTATTTGTGGATTCCCCACTAAAGGGAGAAATTTCTCATTTTACAAATAGATCTGTTCAATCTATGCAATCAATTGCTTGGGGAAAGACTATTTTTACAttt includes:
- the LOC128186938 gene encoding thyroid receptor-interacting protein 6-like; protein product: MTQHGIERSFQGLNMNDSPGTQKKIPPAVAPKPSKVLNTSPKPFKAGGGTYRQFRAEQGDEDFPPPPPQSSYIEEVAYPIPQVEQSRAYGYNDPQEDFPPPPSPTSNYNTHSPENVQYGVHNQMYSSYGDSPHNRSFEQYHTSSTHYQVDNHQPTYKGGRSMSPTGPPATSYQSPSNYANLQSLQSAYSSSGPSPQTDNTIYARPVKVVREPPDSYNSPRDTVTSPVGYVRQNIPDHRQYNNQENLDFDYSRSPSSGSGGFVPRYEDEYRGERPMPGPQVPSVGPESPRGGDKANKEAEVDALTSLLIQNMESSSETDFFGICVKCQKKVVGENNGCTANDQVYHISCFICVNCGTLLRGKSFYSMDNKPYCEQCYVSTLEKCSVCSKAITDRLLRATGKPYHPACFTCVVCGKSLDGIPFTVDATNQIHCIEDFHKKFAPRCCVCQHPIMPETGQEETVRVVAMDKSFHVQCYRCEDCGLLLSSEAEGRGCYPLDEHILCKNCNAKRIQAMSSKMATEL